The following coding sequences are from one Augochlora pura isolate Apur16 chromosome 6, APUR_v2.2.1, whole genome shotgun sequence window:
- the LOC144470850 gene encoding deoxyribodipyrimidine photo-lyase: MDESNTSKRRKLSDLATKFMENRKNTAESISEFHFNKKRVRMLSKFNDIKNDCKGILYWMFRDIRVQDNWALLFAQRTALKNNLPLHVCFCLMTNFLEASMRYYKFLLQGLEKVEGECKTLNINFHLLHGDPSDSIVKFVETYKMGAVIADFCPLKLPMSWIDNVQNQLPEDISFCQVDAHNIVPCWEASQKQEFAAKTIRNKINTKLNEFLTEFPPVIKHLYTTNEKFEKNNWKIALDSLEINKTVDEIAWAKPGYINGIKELDSFVKNRLKKYAAERNDPLSNAISNLSPWFHFGMISVQRCILEIREYKKSYPKSVESFMDEAIIRRELSDNFCFYNKNYDVIEGAYAWAIETLNKHRKDKRKYIYSLQEFENCKTHDDLWNACQNQLVRIGKIHGFLRMYWAKKILEWTKSPEEALKWANYLNNKYSIDGCDPNGYVGCAWSICGIHDHGWTEREIFGKIRYMNYEGCKRKFKVKEFISQWEKKETDANVSK, encoded by the exons AAcagaaaaaat ACAGCTGAATCCATCagcgaatttcatttcaacaaAAAGCGTGTTCGAATGTTGAGCAAATtcaatgatataaaaaatgattgtaaAGGGATTTTGTATTGGATGTTTCGTGACATTAGAGTACAAG ATAATTGGGCTCTACTCTTTGCTCAAAGAacagctttaaaaaataatctacCTCTTCACGTATGTTTCTGTCTAATGACAAACTTTTTGGAAGCTTCAATGCgatattacaaatttctattacaaGGATTAGAAAAAGTTGAAGGAGaatgtaaaacattaaatataaatttccatcTTCTACATGGAGATCCAAGTGATAGCATCGTTAAATTTGTAGAAACATATAAGATGGGTGCTGTAATTGCAGATTTCTGTCCATTGAAATTACCTATGTCATGGATTGATAATGTACAAAACCAACTACCAGAAGATATATCATTTTGTCAA GTGGATGCACACAATATTGTGCCCTGTTGGGAAGCTTCCCAAAAGCAGGAGTTTGCAGCAAAAACAATTAGGAATAAAatcaatacaaaattaaacgaatttttaacagaattcCCACCtgttataaaacatttgtatacaacgaatgaaaaatttgaaaaaaataattggaaaattgctTTGGATAgtctagaaataaataaaacagtagaTGAAATTGCATGGGCAAAACCAGGATATATAAATGGTATTAAAGAACTCGACAGTTTTGTAAAAAatcgtttgaaaaaatatgcAGCTGAGCGTAACGATCCTTTATCAAACGCTATAAGTAATTTATCTCCTTGGTTTCATTTTGGCATGATATCCGTACAGCGTTGTATTTTGGAAATACGGGAATATAAAAAGTCGTATCCGAAGTCAGTTGAATCTTTTATGGATGAAGCTATTATTCGACGGGAACTTAgcgataatttttgtttctataacaaaaattacgatGTTATTGAAGGCGCTTATGCATGGGCAATAgaaactttaaataaacacCG gaaagataaaagaaagtaTATCTACTCTTTACAAGAGTTTGAAAACTGTAAGACTCATGATGATTTATGGAATGCTTGTCAAAATCAATTGGTAAGAATAGGAAAAATACATGGATTTTTGCGAATGTATTgggcaaagaaaatattagaatggACTAAATCACCAGAAGAAGCTTTAAAATGggctaattatttaaataataaatacagtatagaTGGCTGTGATCCTAATGGTTACGTAG GGTGTGCATGGTCCATATGCGGCATTCATGACCATGGttggacagagagagagatatttGGCAAAATAAGATATATGAACTATGAGGGATgcaaacgaaaatttaagGTTAAAGAATTTATCTCTCAGTgggagaaaaaggaaactgATGCAAATGTATCCAAATAA